TGTATGATTATTTCATATTATTCTCCCTAGGAAAGATAATAATACAGCTAAAGAGACATTACTATAGTTGGACCACGTTAGAAAGTTTGTGTACACTCattcttataatttataaaaataaaataatactaggCACACTAAGTTTGATAAGTACATGCTTTAATTAAGCTAATTTTGCAGCTTGCTCGtcgtaataaaatatttattgtaatttttcttgATAACTATGCTTAGAGAAAGTTCTATGAAGGTCCAaactataataatttaataaattattatgtaCTCTCTcccttcatttttatttgtcacgcttttcgaaagtcagtttgactaattttcaaagttaaattagattacattaattcgatattttaaatttaaaaaaaattagatattcaaaaactatacgaaaagtactataaattgcaataatttgcatatcaatatgatgaaaaaatacatcataaaatattaatcaaagttttatagtttgactctaaaaatggaaaatataaCAACTAAAAGTGGACGAAGATAGTACTAACAAATTGGTATGATGGCCAAGGTGTCGGGACCAGTTTTCAAGCACTTCAACTAATTCCACAGAATACCTTCCATCTCCCATTGGAGCAAGATACCTCAACTAATACTCCATAGCAAGAATTTAAAATCAATGTCATCAATTTTTgaagtaaaaattattatattcaacTCTTTAATTTGATGAGATGACTAATTTATGGTGGCCATCCATTTGGATATTCTAGAGCGTTCCATGGAACATTCActcttgattaattaattaattaattataatttcgTTGTCATGTGTATAATCAATCTCTTTTATAATGAAGGATTGAGATCCCAATCTTCAATGGTTGGCATGGtatttatttaactaattaaataaaagaaagattaagcatAAGCTAAGgttgatcatgttatgaattgAAATTAGTTACGTATTAGTGTCTTTTTGACCAATCCAGCACATTCTCCACGTCTATGTTAAACTATATACATATAGTTGTCTAGGCAGAAGCTGTTAAGTTCACGTAAATTTACAAACACTATATCTTGATCGATATAAAATAACAACTTTTAGCAAAAGAAAGAATATATAAACACAAACCATACTTATATTCATCGATTTATTTAAGCTAATACACGAGTGACGACAATACAAATTTACTAGAACAAGGTACACATTACGTACTATATATAGGACTTCATGTAGtctattctttattttatttttcatttcaaattaaagtagTATAagctattatttattttttctaatgtaATATTTAGTTACCATCTCCTTCACCATAGCTACATGATATCCTTACGTATCTAGGACCATTAATTACCGGAACCAGAACCAGCTCTTGATCCAGCATATGAGCCTGCTTCTGAACCTGCCTCGCTTGATCCACCTCGGCTACCAGAACCAGAACCAGCTCTTGATCCAGCGTATGAGCCCGCTTCTGAACCTGCATTACCATTACCTGAGGAAGTTGAACCTGAACTTGAGCTTGAACTAGAACTTGATCTTGACCCTGAGCCTGATCCTGAACCTGCTCCTGCACCGGCTCCTGAACCACTTCCACCTCCTAAGCCCAAGCCTACCCCAGCACCGACACCCACTCCTACACCACCACCCAAATCTAGGCCCAAATCCTTTCGTGCCACCCGACCCTCTGAGACCATAACAAGAGTTGACAAAACAAGCAAAGCAAGAAAGCCCAAAGCCTTAACCCTAGCCATACTTAAAACACTAATAAAagtaccaaaactaaaaaaaaatccaatattATTTCTATGCAAGTATTATTCCTCTATTTAGCAAGTAATGCTTGATTTCTTGTTGTGGTAAAACATGATAACTTGTAacgctatttatagttttagatgCTAGGGTTTCAATTTGGTTGGTAAACATGACAAATTAGTGGTAGTGGGGGACAATTGTACATTATTAAAAATGGGCTAGACTAAAGTTTGTGGATGAGAAATTAAAAGCATgcaatttaagaatttttttttggacttGTCATATGATAGCCATATTATGATGAAATTGTATCGACCCACGTACCGGCCATTCCACTACCATAGTGGAATAGCTATAAAATACACTAATTATACATTTTGAAGGTGGACAATAATACAATTTTGAAGGTGGACAATAATACAACACACAAAAAGAAGAGACATGTGAATAAGGAATTGATAGAAAAGAGACACATGTAACAAcgaagaaatcatcaaaaattgTAATGGAACAACTAAATATTAGTCATCCATataatagaatttaaaaaatcgTAGGAATTACTTGGACCCAAAACCCTAGCATATAAAAAAGCTATAAACATATGTCAAAACAAGAAATTTACAAGAACGATGATAAGTATATATTAGAACGTACGATAAAATGCACATTTTTAACTAGTAATTAAACATCAAGATATATATAAGTGGGTGCATCACTTGATCTGTTTTTGCAACAAactaataaagaaatataaaaaaacaatttaataaagaaatttaACACTAGCTAAACtaataaagaaatatcaaaaacaaattaataaagaaatttaACATTATAGCTAACTTAAGAGTActaattttctccaaatttagGGAGGAGTTGCTTGATCAAGTATTGAGTAGCCTTGTAGTAAGTAGATTCAGTTGGATGAATGCTATCAAAGAATATGTATTGTGAAGGATTTGGACATACGGAAGATAGTTCGGTGCAAAAAGGTCCTGCTTCAATTAGTCCACTTCCACAACACCCTACCTTTGTTTCCTCAAATCCTGATACAATTTATTAaccacaaaaatatattttcagatATTCAAATATAGTTTTATTAGGCACAAAGTTTAAAACAGaaagatatatttttgagaatatGGTCCAAAACATGCTTATCATCAATATCATTACatttcatgaattattttttctttttttagagttGAACTTCAAAAAATACGTTTAGCCAGAAttcaaaaaacaacaaaaaaggtGTTTTCACTTTTTTGCTTCAAATTATTCACATAAAGTAAAAAACAACTCTAATTTATATTCATTGTCAAACACAAATCCAATCTTCAGTatcatttttcactttgaaaacaaaaactacttttttcaaatttcataatgAAATGTTTAAATTGCTAAATATAGATGGGTACcactatatatatttaagataaataaaataggttaatgtgtcacataaaataggaaaaataaaacaaattagcGTTATATACTAAaaacttattaattattaatttaatttaaagtaCTTACCATGTAGTTGAGGATTGTGGATAAGGCctgatataaaattatatgtgTCTACATATAATATTTTGCTTCCAGGAAGATGTGATTGTAATTGAATTAACAAATCCTGAAGCTTTTCATTATAAATTTGAGCATCCAAATTCTCATCATTTATGCAACTTCTAAAAAATGGAGATTTTGCTGTAATTTGCATTGGAAGACAGCCAATTGGTGGCAATCCATTTACTATAATATTACGACATCCAAGATAGTATAATTcctgaaaaaattaaaaatatcacaagttagaattattaaaaatagtgaCGAATTCAAAAATCTCGTTAAGAGTATCAtagatttaatatatatgtataaaaaataatttacgaATTCTGACCACCATCCTGAGATATATATGACTACGCCATCGTATGCAAAGGGACAAAAATGGACTAGAGTGACATTAGAAGTTAACTAGAAAAGCTAAGAGGCTCACGAATATGCATAGTAAAGAGTGATGGATATGATGAATGTATAATTCATTaaataaaagtttcttttttcaaacaattttaaatttttaaataagtttgacaatttttttaaattaatttatatataagtCAATCAATAGctatatttttgtgtatatatctCCAACCTATGGACAAATGTAGTAAACTAAGACCCATACTATCACTTCACCAACACCATATTCATTCTGATGAACTATTGACTCTTATATCAATTGATACACTACGAAAATATTTTAACATGATGTGTGAGATCAATTATTCACTTTAAACTATATACCTacaaagtatatataataagtgatcgacaaaatttcaaaaagaaacaacaaaaatttgATTTAGCTACGAATGAACAATAGGTTAAAGTAAGTAGTATTAACCTTGATAAAACTTTGGACTTTGTCAAGTAGAAAATCTTGGTAGCCACTCAAGCTGAATTGAAGTCTTCTATTAggtaaatcataaaaattaaatatcaaatcatTAGTACCAGCACTAACAATAACCAAAGCACCATTCACTATTCTTTCAACTTCACTACTATTTCCTCCAacaatatctttaattttactCAAATATTCCTTGAAATATTCTAACTCTTCCTTCATAGAAATTACTCCAGATATTGTACTAGTTAATTCATCATATCCTGTTCCACCAGATGCAAAACAAACTCCAGTAATCAAGTCGTTTTTCGACAAATCGCGTTGTAAATAGGGAGGAACACCATTTTTTTTGAGACCTAATGAAATTGACAACATGTCTGGCACTAATTTTCCATTAGAAAATCTTCCTGTTGGGATATGGTTTGTGAAATCTTGACCATATGGTAAATGATTGCCTTTAGCTATAGTGTCAATATGGTTGTTATTTCCAGTGTCAACTGATGAATCACCAAATACTAAAATGGATGTGAATTTTGGAATATTATTATTGGCATGGCTAGTTATTATAATGTTACAATAACATAATATcgtgaaaaagaagaagcaagttCTTAAAGCCATTTTGtgatgccaaaaaaaaaaaattgaagtttaacGCTAGGAATATGCATTTTTATACTTGTAAGATAGTAGACGTCGAGTTTTCGTAGGAGTCTGCAAGATGAGTTCAGTTTCAGTTAGGGTTCTTAGAGTTTACTTTACTCTAAACCTCTCTGGCTCATATAGGTAGTAAATAAACTATTGGGATAATTACGAAGAGATCAAGATATGATTGGACTGTACTGTTTTATCCaggataaatatatttgtacCTATATTGTTGCAAATAtctatctatttattttatttgtttcaaaagaatatatttataattttgtatgttGCTACCtcatattttttgagaatcctAGGCCATACACGATGTGCTAGCTAGCTTCTAAAATTCTGAATAAAatcttgaaacttgataaaaaggaaaaatatcgACTATTTTCAGTGTGAAAACTGCCTTTGCTTCTCTAATTTTATGTGGCAAATTTTGGCATTTCTTTacacattttttgttttttttttatctatcgACATTTTCACATTTGCTCGATAGTTGTGAATTTAACTAATATTCACTGACGATGTATTAAAGAGATTTTATTTCAGTAGGTCATTTTTATAGATTATAGCATGTAAACTATCTAAGTATCTTTATAATTACaattctatatattatatttgggtGATTTGATAATGTAAACAATACTTTATTTATACATAagttaaactttttatt
The DNA window shown above is from Solanum stenotomum isolate F172 unplaced genomic scaffold, ASM1918654v1 scaffold16320, whole genome shotgun sequence and carries:
- the LOC125850355 gene encoding uncharacterized protein LOC125850355 isoform X1, whose amino-acid sequence is MARVKALGFLALLVLSTLVMVSEGRVARKDLGLDLGGGVGVGVGAGVGLGLGGGSGSGAGAGAGSGSGSGSRSSSSSSSSSGSTSSGNGNAGSEAGSYAGSRAGSGSGSRGGSSEAGSEAGSYAGSRAGSGSGN
- the LOC125850355 gene encoding uncharacterized protein LOC125850355 isoform X2, whose amino-acid sequence is MARVKALGFLALLVLSTLVMVSEGRVARKDLGLDLGGGVGVGVGAGVGLGLGGGSGSGAGAGAGSGSGSGSRSSSSSSSSSGSTSSGNGNAGSEAGSYAGSRAGSGSGN
- the LOC125850362 gene encoding GDSL esterase/lipase At2g30220-like, with protein sequence MALRTCFFFFTILCYCNIIITSHANNNIPKFTSILVFGDSSVDTGNNNHIDTIAKGNHLPYGQDFTNHIPTGRFSNGKLVPDMLSISLGLKKNGVPPYLQRDLSKNDLITGVCFASGGTGYDELTSTISGVISMKEELEYFKEYLSKIKDIVGGNSSEVERIVNGALVIVSAGTNDLIFNFYDLPNRRLQFSLSGYQDFLLDKVQSFIKELYYLGCRNIIVNGLPPIGCLPMQITAKSPFFRSCINDENLDAQIYNEKLQDLLIQLQSHLPGSKILYVDTYNFISGLIHNPQLHGFEETKVGCCGSGLIEAGPFCTELSSVCPNPSQYIFFDSIHPTESTYYKATQYLIKQLLPKFGEN